One genomic region from Syntrophobacterales bacterium encodes:
- a CDS encoding succinate--CoA ligase subunit alpha, which yields MAILLTKTTKVVVQGITGREGSMRARFMKNMGTNVVAGVTPGRGGEEVEGIPVYNTVKDAVKNHGLFDVSVTFIPGTGLKDAVFEALDADIKWIVMPVERVPLYDILEMVAYGKQKGAMLLGPGSIGVNSPGVGALGWLGGSVEFATQHFVPGHVGVISRSGGQSGTLPYVIHQAGFGVSTVIHVGTEPVTGMSFADVLPLFQEDPDTDAMAIFGEMGGHHEEEAAQLVRSGKFTKPIIIYVSGAWAPAGMKFSHASAIVERGSGSTQDKITRLKEAGIIVVDNPNEIPQRLKELKQQGKLR from the coding sequence ATGGCTATCCTGCTTACGAAAACAACAAAGGTGGTGGTTCAGGGGATCACCGGCCGGGAAGGGTCGATGCGCGCCCGATTCATGAAGAATATGGGGACGAATGTCGTTGCCGGCGTTACCCCCGGTCGCGGCGGCGAGGAAGTTGAGGGAATCCCCGTTTACAATACGGTGAAGGATGCGGTCAAAAATCATGGCCTGTTCGATGTATCGGTGACCTTTATTCCGGGGACGGGTTTGAAGGATGCCGTCTTCGAGGCCCTCGATGCGGATATCAAGTGGATCGTCATGCCGGTGGAGCGCGTGCCGCTGTACGATATCCTCGAGATGGTCGCCTATGGGAAGCAAAAAGGGGCGATGCTCCTGGGCCCCGGCTCGATCGGGGTAAATTCTCCCGGGGTGGGCGCCCTGGGCTGGCTGGGGGGATCGGTCGAATTTGCGACGCAGCATTTCGTTCCTGGCCACGTAGGCGTTATCTCCCGGAGCGGCGGGCAATCGGGAACGCTTCCCTATGTAATCCACCAGGCAGGATTCGGCGTCAGCACAGTCATCCATGTCGGCACTGAACCGGTGACCGGGATGTCGTTTGCCGATGTGCTGCCGCTTTTTCAGGAAGATCCGGATACGGATGCGATGGCGATTTTCGGGGAGATGGGGGGCCATCACGAAGAGGAAGCGGCGCAGCTGGTCCGTTCCGGAAAGTTCACCAAACCGATTATTATTTACGTTTCCGGGGCCTGGGCGCCCGCCGGGATGAAATTTTCCCACGCCAGCGCGATCGTCGAGCGGGGAAGCGGTTCCACCCAGGACAAGATTACCAGACTTAAAGAAGCGGGCATTATCGTTGTGGACAACCCCAATGAAATTCCCCAGAGGCTCAAGGAACTCAAGCAACAGGGAAAACTGAGATAA